Genomic DNA from Streptomyces sp. AM 2-1-1:
ATCGTCAGCTCGCCCTCGCGGTCCTGGATCGTGAGCAGCCGGTCGGCGTAGAGGCGGCGCATCTCGAACCAGAGGGGCTTGAGCCGGCCGTCCCCGTCGATCGCCGCCCAGGAGGTGACCGGCCAGCAGTCGTTGAGCTGCCACAGCACCGTGCCCGCGCAGCGGGGCCAGTGGGAGCGCCAGTGCTCGACGCCCGCGGCCACGGCCCGTGCCTGGTTGAGCTGGGTGAGGTAGTGCCAGGTGTCGAAGTCGGCGGGCGCCCGGAAGTACGGGGCGAGTCCGCGGTTCAGCTTGCCGTTGCCGTCCTCGGCCTTCTGGTGGTGCAGCATGGCCGGTGAGTCGGCCGCCAACGGGCGTTCGGACAAAGCCCGTTCCAGGGTGGCGAGCGCCGGCGGCGCCTGCCAGCCGAACTCGGCGACGAAGCGCGGCACCGTGGTGAGGTACTCGCTGTAGTCGCGGCGGTTCCACACCTCCCAGGAGTGCGCGGTGCCGTGGCCGGGGTCGTTGGGCGTGTGGTCCCACGACCCGGACCACGGGCTGCCGGCCCAGTACGGGCGCGTCGGGTCCGTCTGCGCCACGACACGGGGCAGCAGACCCAGGTAGTAGCCCTCGCCCCAGGAATCGCCGGCCAGCGCCTGCTCCCACTCCCAGTCGGCGAAGCCCCACAGGTTCTCGTTGTTGCCGTTCCACAGGACCAACGACGGGTGGGGCATCAGCCGGGTCACGTTCTCCCGGGCCTCGGCCTCGATCTCGGAGCGCAGCGGCTGCTCCTCCGGGTAGGCCGCGCAGGCGAACAGGAAGTCCTGCCAGACCATGAGCCCGAGTTCGTCGCAGTGGTCGTAGAAGGCCCGGTCCTCGTAGATGCCGCCGCCCCAGACCCGCACCAGGTCCACGCCCGCTTCGGCGGCCTGGGTGAGGCGGTGGCGGTAGCGGTCGGTGGTGATCCGCGAAGGGAAGGCGTCGTCGGGAATCCAGTTCACCCCCCGGGCGAAGACCGGAGTGCCGTTGACGACCAGGGTGAAGGCGCTTCCGTGGGCGTCCGCCGACGTGTCGAGCCCGATCGTGCGGAAGCCGATGCGGCGCTCCCACGTGTCGAGGGCCTCGCCGCCGTCGGGTTCGCCGAGGACGACCGTGCACCCGTACAGCTTCTGGTCCCCGTAACCGCGCGGCCACCACAGCTCCGCGTCCGGGACGTGCACGGTCACCGTCGCGGTGTCCTCCCCGGGAGCGACGGTGACCTCCGCCGAGGCGTCACCGACGACGGCCACCAGCCGCAGGGGCCGGTGCTGTCCGGTCGCCGTGCGGTCGAGGTCGACGACGATCTCGGCGACGCCCGTGCCGTCCTCGGAGACGGTGATCCGCGGACGGACCTCGGCCAGCCGCGCCGTCGACCACTGCTCGATCCGCGCCTCGCGCCACACACCCGCCGTCACCAGGGTGGGGCCCCAGTCCCAGCCGAACGAACAAGCCATCTTGCGCACGTAGTTGAACGGTTCCGGGTAGGAGTTGGGGCGCTCTCCCAGCGCCGCCCGCACCGACTCCGCTTCGGTGTAGGCGGAGGTGAAGGCGACTTCGAGGGGTGCGGGTCCCTCCGCCAGCAACTCGGTGACGTCGAAGCGGTAGGACCGGTGCATGTTCCGGGTGCGGCCCAGCAGCCGGTCGCCGACGTGCACGGCGGCGACCGTGTCGAGGCCCTCGAAGACCAGGTCGGCCCGCTCGAAGGTGTCCGTCGCTCCCGGCAGGCGGGTCGCGTACGTCCAGTCCGCGCGGCCCACCCACGCCACCTCGTCCTCGTTGCGGTCGAGGTACGGGTCCACCAGCCATCCCGCCGCCATCAGGTCGGTGTGGACGCAGCCGGGCACCTGGGCCGGCAGGACGGCCCCGGCCAGCCCCGCGGGCACCTGCCCGGGCGTGTGGCGGTCGGTGTTCAGGCGCAGCGTCCAGCCCTGGGACAGGGGGGTGCTGGTCTTCATGCGGGACTCCTCGTGGGACGTGGTGCGGGGCGCGGCGGGCGGGCGGCTCATTTGGTGGAACCGGCCGCGAAGCCGCTGTAGATGAAGCGCTGCAGCGCCAGGAAGACGACCAGGGTCGGCACGATCACCAGGATCGCGCCGGCGGAGATGGTCTCCCAGTGCGCGCCGAAGGGACCCTTGAACCGGAACAGGGCGGTGGAGATGGTGCCGAGGCCGGGGTCGGGCATGTAGAGGAAGGGCACGTAGAAGTCGTTGTAGACGGCGATGCCCTTGACGATGACCACGGTGGCCATGGCCGGCCGCAGCATCGGAAAGATGATCTTCCAGTAGATGGTCCAGGAGTTGGCGCCGTCGATGCGCGCCGCCTCGTCCAGGGCGAGCGGGATGGACCGGATGAACTGCAGGAAGATGTAGATGGAGACGATGTCGGTCCCGGTGTAGAGCAGGATCGGCGCCCAGCGGGTGTTGAAGGCGCCCAGATCGTCGATCACCTGGAAGGTCGCGACCTGGGTGGTGACACCGGGAACCAGTGCGGCCAGGAGGAAGAGGCCCGTCACCAGCTTCTTCAGGCGGAAGTGGAAGCGGTCGATGGCGTACGCGGTCATCGAGCCGATCAGTACGGTCCCGGCGGTGGAGACCACGAGGATCAGGGCCGTGTTGCCGAACGCCCGCAGCATCGCGCCCTGTTCGAAGGCGGTGGCGTAGTTGGCGAAGTTGAACCAGTCGCCCGGCGGTGACAGGGGACCGTCGTTCGCCACCTCCGACTGCGTCTTGAGCGACGTCAGCAGGACGACGACGAGAGGGACGACGACCACGGCCGAGGCCAGCAGCAGGGAGAGGTACTTCAAGGCGACGGCGGTGCGGGACAGCGCGCCGCGGTCGGCGCGGACCGTACGCCGCGCGGGGACGGTGGTGTCGGTGGTCACGAGAGTTCCACCCTCTCCTCGGGGACCAGCCGGCGCTGGACCCAGGTGATCAGCAGGATCAGGACCAGCAGGAGGACGGCCGAGGCCGAGGCCAGACCGACCTTGTCGAACTGGAAGGCGAGCTTGACCGTCTGGATGACGAACGTCTCCGTGCCGTTGGCGCCGCCGGTCATGATGTACGGGATCTCGAAGACGGCCAGGGAGCCGGAGACGGCGAGAACGAAGCTCAGACTGATGACGGGCTTGATGCTGGGCGCGATGATGTGCCGGAACTGCTGCCAGCGGTTCGCCCCGTCCAGCTCGGCCGCCTCGTACAGATGCGGCGGGATCGACTGGATGGCGCCCAGGAAGAGCACCATGTTCAGCCCCGTGAAGCGCCACATCGACACTCCGGCCAGCGAGGGGTTGGCCAGGTCCGGGTCACCCAGCCACAGGTGCTCGCCGTCCACACCGGCCATGCCCAGCAGGGTGTCGAGCGTCCCGTCCGGCTGGAAGAAGTACAGGAACACGAATCCGACGGCCACCCCGTTGATCAGGTAGGGGAAGAACAGCAGGCCCTTGAAGAGGTTGCGGAAGCGGGTGTGGGAGCTGAGGACCGTCGCGAAGTACAGCGCGAGGGCGATCTGCACGAAGGAGGCGGCCAGGTAGAAGCCGCTGACCAGGAACACCTCGAACCGCGCGGGCTCGGTGACCAGGTCGGTGTAGTTCTCCACGCCCACGGACGAGGACGTGGGGCTGACACCGTCCCAGTCGGTGAAGCTGTAGCCGATCATGTCGGCCACGGGGAGGTAGGTGAACATCCCCAGCAGGGTCAGAGGAACGGCGAGGAAGAGCCAGGGGGTCAGCCCGGCGGTACGACGGCGCCTGCGGCTGCGGGGCCGGCCGGCGGAGGGCTCCGGGGGCGGAGCGCCGCGCCGTTCGTCGGCGTGCCCCACGGTGCGGGTCTTCTGGACAGCGGTCATCTCATGGTTCCTCTGGGTGGTTCCCGGTCGTTCCCGGTCAAAGGCGCTGAGCTACGGCGAGGCGACTCCCCGGTGGTCGCGGGTGGCCGGGACGGCCGCCTCGGTCGTGGTCCCCTCCGTGACGCGACGCGGTCAGCCGCCGACGCCCTGCCGGGCGTCGGCCCACTTTCCGTTCAGGTCGTCGAAGAAGCTCTCCATGTCCCCGTCCGCCGCACCGCGGGCGACGTCCACGAGCTTCTGCCGGTAGTCCTGCGCGGTGATGCCGATCTCGGACGCCTTGTCGATCGCGTTGACCCGCACGACGTCGTCCTGGTGCTGCGGGATGGTTTTGACATCGTTGTCGGAGAACGCCTTGAGCGTGGCGGGCAGCGGAGTGCCCTTCACCGAGGAGATGGATCCTTCGGCGGCGGAGTGCCCGGACTGGGTGATGTACCAGTCGATCCACGCCCGGGCGGCCGACTTCTTGTCGGAGTGGACGTTGACGGCGTACTGGTAATCGGGGCGCAGGACGGAGCAGAACTTCCCGTCCGTCTGCTGCGGGAAGGGCATGAACCCGATGTCGTCGGGGTTCTTGCCGGCCGCCTTCGCCGCGGCCTGCATCTGGGAGATCGCCCAGGAACCGAGCCACATCGAGGCGACCTCCCCGGTCCCTATCCGCGCTTTGGAGTCCTCCCAGTTGGTCGTGGTGGGATCGGCTTCGGCGAGCTTCTCGTCGACGATCGTGTAGAGGAGCTTGTCGATCGTGTAGAGGTCCGAACCCTGGCTCCACGGCTTGTCCGTCGCCGCCAGGGAGTCGTAGGAGTCGGCGTCGCACGTGGGGGAGCCGATGGCGTTGGTCCAGTTGGTGAGCGGCCAGCCGTCCTTGTAGTTCGTGTAGTACGGAGTGGCGCCGGTCCTCTCCTTGATCTTCTCGAGGTCGGCGACGAACTCCGCGGGCGTGGTCGGCCAGTCGTCGACGCCGGCCTTCGCCCAGACCGCCTTGTTGTAGACGAACCCGTTCGCCACGCCGATGTCCGCCAGGCCGTAGACCTGGTCGTCGACGGTGGCGTGGTCGGTGTAGTCGAACTTCGCCGACAGTTCGCCGGCCTTGCCGAGCGGGGCGAAGAAGGTGGGGTACTGCTTGACGGACAGGGAGTTGGGGATCAGCAGGACGTCACCGTAGTTGTCGGTGTTCATCCTGATCTTGGTCTCGCCCTCGTAGTCGGTCAGTCCTTCGAACGTGACCTTCACGCCCGGGTACACCTTGCGGAACTCCGCGGCGTACTTCTTCAACGTGCCGTCGGCCAGCTGATCCGTCCTGTTGGTCAGGACCGTGATCTCGCCGGACACCTTGGCAGGATCGCTCGGAAGTGCCGCGATGCCGCCACCTCCGCCGCCTCCCTGCCCACTACACGCAGTGGCCGTCGCCATGATCGCCGCCACGATTCCTACGCAACTTCTCCGCATCTCTGCCACCTCTCACCGCATGAAACGTCGATGCCGGAGCGGGGATCGCTGCGGCGACTCCCGGGCACTCGGCCTGATGAGCGCTCAACGTAGACGTAACTTCGCGGCAATGTCCATAGACCGGTTAAGGCGAATTTCGCTCGCCTGCAAGGCTCTGATCTGCTGCTTTACTAAATCCTGACTAAATCGAACGCGCCGGTGGAGAGGGTGCGGGGCGAATCCGTCCTCCTTGTGGACAACGTTGTCAGTCGCGTGGTCGGATGTGCCCGGTCCCGAGCGCATCCCCTCCACCACCTTCCGGAGATTGATCACCATGAGTAGTCAGCCGATCCTTGCCCCCGCTCCGGGTGGTGGCCTGACAGGAGCCCTGGACATAGGGGGGACCAAGATCGCCGGCGCACTGGTCGACCCGGGCGGTTCCCTCCGGTGCCGCGTGCGCCGTGCCGCCCCGGCACAGGGGTCCTCCCGCGCCCTTCTCGACGCCGTGTACGAGGTGGTGGACGTCCTGGCCGCCGACCCGCTGTGGGCGGACGTCCGCGCGCTGGGCATCGGCAGCGCCGGTCCGGTCGACCTGACGCACGGAACCGTCAGCCCCGTCAACATCCCCGCCTGGCGCGACTTCCCGCTCGCCGCGTCGGTCGCGGCACATCCCGCACTCGCCCACAGACCCGTCGTGCTGGCGGGCGACGCGGTGGCGATGGCGGCGGCGGAACACCGCCACGGCGCCGCCCGCGGTCATGACAAGGCGTTGTGTCTGGTGGTCTCCACGGGCGTGGGTGCCGGTCTGGTCCTCGACGGAACCGTCCACCACGGTCTCACCGGCAACGCCGGTCATCTCGGCCACATCAGCGTCGACTTCGACGGTGAACCCTGCCCGTGCGGCGCCATCGGCTGCCTGGAAGGCATCGCCAGCGGCACGGCCATCACCCGGCACGCACTCTCCCTCGGCTGGCGCCCGACCACGTCGGCGGTCACGTCGGCGGTCGCGACGGCGGCTCGCGCCGGCGACCCGGCCGCCGTGGCGGCGTTCGACCGGGCGGCACGCGCCCTGGCGGCCGGTATCGCCGCCACGGCCGCGCTGGTCGAGATCGACGTCGCGGTGGTCGGTGGCGGTGTGGCCCACTCCGGCGAGGTGCTCTTCTCCCCCCTCGGACATCACCTGCGGCGCTACGCGACGATGCCGTTCATGCGTCATCTGCGCGCGGTGCCGGCGGAGTTGGGATCCGACGCCGGTCTGGTCGGTGCGGCGGTCCTGGCCGGTGCACCGGAACCGGCGCACGTGGCCGGACCGGCCACCGTGACCGTGGGGCCGCGCACGTCCCCCCGGCGGCGCTCGGGCGAGGAGAACCAGGCCTGACACGGGGGAGGGGCGGCGGACGCCGGGGGCGCGGGGACGGGGCGCGAGACGGGGAGTGAGGGAAGCGGGGATCGGCCGCCCCGGGGAGGGGAGGACGCGCGCCGGTACGTCCGGCGGCTCCGGCCCCAGGACCCCACGGCCCCGGCGCGCCGGCCTCAGTCTTGCGCGCGGAGGGTGGTGGCGGGGGTCGTGCCGTACAGCCGGCGGTACGCGGCCGCGAAGCGGCCGACATGGGCGAAGCCCCAGCGGGCGGCGATGCGCGTCACGCTGGTCGTGCAGGGGTCGGCGGTTCTCAGATCCTGGTGCGCACGGGCGAGGCGCACGTGGCGCAGGTAGCCGAGGGGGCTCGTGTCGGTGTGACGGCTGAAGGCGTACTGCACGGCGCGCGGGGTGACGAACGCGGCGGCGGCGATGTCGGCCAGGCCGATGGGGCGGTGGGCGTTCTCCTCGATGAAGAGCTGTGCCCGGCGCAGGGTGTCGGTGTGGGCGTCACGGCTGTCGACACGCTCGCCCTCCTCCTGTTGCGCGGTACTGGGGAGCGCGGCCAGGGCGACGGCGGCCAGCAACTGGGTGGCCGAGGCGATGACGAGGGGCTCAGGGGCGGTGGACCCCGTCAGGACCTGGTCGCGGAGGAACGCCACCGTGCTGCCCAAGCGGCGGTTGGCGTCGGCGTCGCGTGCGCGCTGCCCGGTGAGCCGGACCGGTCCCGGGGCGGAGTGGGCGCCGGCGGCGGCCACCGTGTCGAGCACGGCCGGGTCGAACATGGTGATGGTGTAGCGCGCGGAGTGCAGCGCGCCGGTGTAAGGGCGGTCGGGAGGGGCGATGAGGAAGGTCTCCCCCGGGCCGTAGACGTCGTGACGGCCGTCGGTGGTGTCCACCATGGTGCCGCTGTGGACGCTGATCAAGCACACCTTGCCCAGGGCGTTGGCGGTGTAGGACATGGTGTAACCAAAGGCGAGGCGGTCGACGGTCAGCCCTGCCGCGGCGGTCCGCACGATGCGCGTCCGCGTGTTGTTGGGCCGGCCGCCGATACGCATCGGCGTATAGGCCCGTGACAGGAACTCCTCCGTCGACTCCAGGCTTCCGCTGTCGAAACACTCCGTCTGCATCTTCGCCCTTCCGTCCGCGCTACCGCGCGGCAGTCCCGCCCCAGCGTACGACGCCGCCGCACAGGCGATCACGGGCTGTGCGGGGAGACGCCGTCCCGGGCGGCCGGCGCTCGGTGGTGCGGATCCTCGGACAGTGGTGATCGCGGAAGGCCGGAAAACGAACCCCGGTAGCCTCCGCAGCGAAATACCGGTCGCGGAGGGCGGGCACCGATGTGTGTGCGCAGGGGGGAAGGGCATTCGCGGGGACAGGCGGTCCGCCTCCCGCAGCAGGGCCGACCGCGTCATCCACGTACCGAGAGAGGTCTGCAGTGCTCACAGCCCACACCGCCCGGCACAGCAGCGGGCGGGCCGAGGTCACGGCGTACCAGGACGCGCACAGCGGCCGGTGCGTGCTGTACGCACAGGGAGTGTTCGACGCGGTGACCACCGAGGTCCTGGGTCAGGCCCTGGCCCGGACGCGCGTCTCCCGCATCGAGGTCGACTGCTCCGCCGTCACCTTCGCGGACGTCGCCTTTCTGCGTGCACTGCTGAGCGGTGGCTCCTCCGGCGCACGGGTCGCGGTGACCGCACCCTCCTTGGCCGTGTGCCGCCTCCTCGAGGCGACGGGAAGCACCGGCCTCCTCCTCGCCACTCGGAATTCCCCCGCGGCACCGGCGACCCCTCCGGCGCGGACCTCGTGCGTGCAGGCCCGCTGAACGCCCCGCGGCCCCGCGGCATGCCGGTCAGGCCGCCGAGCCGCCGGACCGGTGATCCCCGTCCCTCTCCCGGAATGCCGTTCCGGTGGAGGACGTCCCCCAGGGGTGCCGGCACGGATGCGGCTCGACAGGGGGAGTCGGTGGGGTGGCGGTCACCGGGGCGAACCGGATGAACGATCACCGCTGTGCTACGCGAGGGGTACGACCACTTCGATGCGCTTTCCGGTGTCGGTCGGGATCACCGACACGTCCGTCGCCAGACGGCCCACCATGGACCAGCCGTAACCGCCCACGGTGTACTGGCCCGGGGCGCGCGAGGGAGCGACGGGGAGTTCGGTGCTCGCGTCCGCGACGGACAGCAGCAGCTCGTCGCCCCGGATCCGCGCGGAGAAGCCGGTGAGGCCCCCACCGTGCCGGAACGCGTTGGTCACCAGCTCCGAGGTGACCAGGAGGGCGTCGGCCCGGACGATC
This window encodes:
- a CDS encoding extracellular solute-binding protein, translated to MRRSCVGIVAAIMATATACSGQGGGGGGGIAALPSDPAKVSGEITVLTNRTDQLADGTLKKYAAEFRKVYPGVKVTFEGLTDYEGETKIRMNTDNYGDVLLIPNSLSVKQYPTFFAPLGKAGELSAKFDYTDHATVDDQVYGLADIGVANGFVYNKAVWAKAGVDDWPTTPAEFVADLEKIKERTGATPYYTNYKDGWPLTNWTNAIGSPTCDADSYDSLAATDKPWSQGSDLYTIDKLLYTIVDEKLAEADPTTTNWEDSKARIGTGEVASMWLGSWAISQMQAAAKAAGKNPDDIGFMPFPQQTDGKFCSVLRPDYQYAVNVHSDKKSAARAWIDWYITQSGHSAAEGSISSVKGTPLPATLKAFSDNDVKTIPQHQDDVVRVNAIDKASEIGITAQDYRQKLVDVARGAADGDMESFFDDLNGKWADARQGVGG
- a CDS encoding ATP-binding protein; this encodes MELTSVLVTGAALPISAAAAREHVDELLRTHFAPGDGASREEIVRADALLVTSELVTNAFRHGGGLTGFSARIRGDELLLSVADASTELPVAPSRAPGQYTVGGYGWSMVGRLATDVSVIPTDTGKRIEVVVPLA
- a CDS encoding helix-turn-helix transcriptional regulator; this translates as MQTECFDSGSLESTEEFLSRAYTPMRIGGRPNNTRTRIVRTAAAGLTVDRLAFGYTMSYTANALGKVCLISVHSGTMVDTTDGRHDVYGPGETFLIAPPDRPYTGALHSARYTITMFDPAVLDTVAAAGAHSAPGPVRLTGQRARDADANRRLGSTVAFLRDQVLTGSTAPEPLVIASATQLLAAVALAALPSTAQQEEGERVDSRDAHTDTLRRAQLFIEENAHRPIGLADIAAAAFVTPRAVQYAFSRHTDTSPLGYLRHVRLARAHQDLRTADPCTTSVTRIAARWGFAHVGRFAAAYRRLYGTTPATTLRAQD
- a CDS encoding carbohydrate ABC transporter permease, with product MSRTAVALKYLSLLLASAVVVVPLVVVLLTSLKTQSEVANDGPLSPPGDWFNFANYATAFEQGAMLRAFGNTALILVVSTAGTVLIGSMTAYAIDRFHFRLKKLVTGLFLLAALVPGVTTQVATFQVIDDLGAFNTRWAPILLYTGTDIVSIYIFLQFIRSIPLALDEAARIDGANSWTIYWKIIFPMLRPAMATVVIVKGIAVYNDFYVPFLYMPDPGLGTISTALFRFKGPFGAHWETISAGAILVIVPTLVVFLALQRFIYSGFAAGSTK
- a CDS encoding sugar ABC transporter permease, whose amino-acid sequence is MTAVQKTRTVGHADERRGAPPPEPSAGRPRSRRRRRTAGLTPWLFLAVPLTLLGMFTYLPVADMIGYSFTDWDGVSPTSSSVGVENYTDLVTEPARFEVFLVSGFYLAASFVQIALALYFATVLSSHTRFRNLFKGLLFFPYLINGVAVGFVFLYFFQPDGTLDTLLGMAGVDGEHLWLGDPDLANPSLAGVSMWRFTGLNMVLFLGAIQSIPPHLYEAAELDGANRWQQFRHIIAPSIKPVISLSFVLAVSGSLAVFEIPYIMTGGANGTETFVIQTVKLAFQFDKVGLASASAVLLLVLILLITWVQRRLVPEERVELS
- a CDS encoding glycoside hydrolase family 2 protein translates to MKTSTPLSQGWTLRLNTDRHTPGQVPAGLAGAVLPAQVPGCVHTDLMAAGWLVDPYLDRNEDEVAWVGRADWTYATRLPGATDTFERADLVFEGLDTVAAVHVGDRLLGRTRNMHRSYRFDVTELLAEGPAPLEVAFTSAYTEAESVRAALGERPNSYPEPFNYVRKMACSFGWDWGPTLVTAGVWREARIEQWSTARLAEVRPRITVSEDGTGVAEIVVDLDRTATGQHRPLRLVAVVGDASAEVTVAPGEDTATVTVHVPDAELWWPRGYGDQKLYGCTVVLGEPDGGEALDTWERRIGFRTIGLDTSADAHGSAFTLVVNGTPVFARGVNWIPDDAFPSRITTDRYRHRLTQAAEAGVDLVRVWGGGIYEDRAFYDHCDELGLMVWQDFLFACAAYPEEQPLRSEIEAEARENVTRLMPHPSLVLWNGNNENLWGFADWEWEQALAGDSWGEGYYLGLLPRVVAQTDPTRPYWAGSPWSGSWDHTPNDPGHGTAHSWEVWNRRDYSEYLTTVPRFVAEFGWQAPPALATLERALSERPLAADSPAMLHHQKAEDGNGKLNRGLAPYFRAPADFDTWHYLTQLNQARAVAAGVEHWRSHWPRCAGTVLWQLNDCWPVTSWAAIDGDGRLKPLWFEMRRLYADRLLTIQDREGELTIAACNQSAATWETTATVRRLGADGTVRARAEVALKAAGRSVALERIPASVAHFGNVGEELLVVDADGLRAVHFGCADRDFAYPSASYEVEVGEDGESGALVTVTAAGLVRDLLLQADRLDGDARTDRGRVTLLPGESATWRVTGWPRPSADTARAALFCVNDAEAARE
- a CDS encoding STAS domain-containing protein, with the translated sequence MLTAHTARHSSGRAEVTAYQDAHSGRCVLYAQGVFDAVTTEVLGQALARTRVSRIEVDCSAVTFADVAFLRALLSGGSSGARVAVTAPSLAVCRLLEATGSTGLLLATRNSPAAPATPPARTSCVQAR
- a CDS encoding ROK family protein, giving the protein MSSQPILAPAPGGGLTGALDIGGTKIAGALVDPGGSLRCRVRRAAPAQGSSRALLDAVYEVVDVLAADPLWADVRALGIGSAGPVDLTHGTVSPVNIPAWRDFPLAASVAAHPALAHRPVVLAGDAVAMAAAEHRHGAARGHDKALCLVVSTGVGAGLVLDGTVHHGLTGNAGHLGHISVDFDGEPCPCGAIGCLEGIASGTAITRHALSLGWRPTTSAVTSAVATAARAGDPAAVAAFDRAARALAAGIAATAALVEIDVAVVGGGVAHSGEVLFSPLGHHLRRYATMPFMRHLRAVPAELGSDAGLVGAAVLAGAPEPAHVAGPATVTVGPRTSPRRRSGEENQA